Below is a window of Pseudomonas eucalypticola DNA.
GCACGGTGCTCAGCGCCCATGTGCACCGGCGGGCGCAGTTCCTCTACGGCATCAGTGGCCTGATGGAGGTGGAAACCGATGACCGCGCCTGGGTGATCCCGCCCTACAGCGGCGTATGGATTCCCGCCGGCAAACGCCACCGCGTGGTGATGCGCGGGGTCAGCACCCGCAGCCTGTACCTGGAGCCTGGGCTTGAGGTGCGTGGCAACGGGCAATGCCAGGCGCTGGTGGTGTCCCCCTTGCTTCACCATCTGCTGCTGGCCAGCGCCGATGTGCCGGCCCGCTATGACGAACAAGGGCGCGACGGCCACCTGGTGCAGCTGATCGTTCATGAACTGCGCAAGGCCACCTGCCTGCCGCTGTTCGCCCCCCTGCCCCGCGAACCGCGCCTGGCAGCGCTGTGCCGCGCCTTCCTCGCCGCCCCGGGCATTGGCCAACCCGCCGATGCCTGGGCCGAGGCCCTGCACTGCAGCCCGCGCACCTTCAGTCGACTGTTTCGCCAGCACACCGGGTTGTCGTTCGGCGAATGGCGCCAGCAGGCCTGCCTGCTGGCCGCCGTCACGCGCCTGGCGGCCGGCACCCCGGTGACCCGGGTGGCGCTGGAACTGGGGTATGAGAGCCCGAGCGCGTTTTCGAGCATGTTCCAGCGTCGGCTGGGGTGCGCGCCCAGTACGTACCTGATGAAGGACGACCGGGGTTGAGCGTCAGCGCAATGCCGCTGGCGCACACCATGAGGGCGCCCACCACGACCGGCAACGCCGGCACGTCGGCGAAGAACAGGTAACCCAGCAAGCATGACCAGGCCACGCTGGTGTATTCCAGAGGCCCCACCAGCGATGCCGGCGCATGGCGGCAAGCCTCGAAAAAGCAGTATTGGGCCAGGTAGACCTGCACGCCCAGCGCGACCATCAGGCCCCATTGCACCGCAGTTCCCGGTGTTTGCCAGCGCATCAACCCGGCACTGAACGCCAGGAACACCACGCTCGTGACCAACACCTGCACCGCGGCACTGTCGCGGCCGCCGCTGCGCCGGGTGTAGATAATGGTCATGGCCCAGAACAGTGCCGAGGCCAGCGCCAGCACCGTGGGCACCAGGCTGATGGCCCCACCCGGGTTGGCGGCGATGACAGTGCCCGCCGCCCCGACGGCTAACGCCAGCCAGCGGTAGCCACGAATGACCTCGCCCAGCATGAACACGGCCAGCACCGCAATGATCAGTGGCGCCGTGCAATACAGCGTCATCACCGCCGACAGCGACATCTGCCGCGCCGCCAGAAAAAAACAGGCCATGGCGGCGAATTGCAGGGTGCCCCTGAACAGCATGGCCCCGCGCCCCGGGCTGGCGAACGCCGCCCGAAGCGTTCCCCGCCGGCTCGCCAGTAGCGCGATCAGCAGCACCACGACACTGCGCAGGAACACCAGTTGCCACAGCGAGTAGTCGCTGCTGAGCCATTTCACTGTGGCGAAGTGCAGTGAATACAGGGCGTAGCTGGCGCAGGCGAACGCCGCGCCCAGGTATCGGCGTTGGCTCATGGGTGGTCCCTCCAGGTGGCTTGCCAAAAACGGCAATGAGGGCTAGGGTTGCAGCTAGTTAACTGGTCTACTATCCCATGAGCAAAGAAAATAACAGCACCCGCGCGCGCTTGGTGGCCGAAGGCTTGAAGTCGATGGTCATCAACGGCTACGACGGCATCGGCCTGAACGCCATCCTGGAAGCGGCCGGCGTGCCCAAGGGTTCGTTCTATTACTTCTTCAAGAGCAAGGAAGCCTTCGCCGGTGCCGTGCTGGACGCCTACGAGGCCCACTACGGCCACGTCCGGGCCAGCCATTTCGAAGACACCCGCCTCAGCCCGCTGCAGCGCCTGAGACGCTATTTCGCCGAAGCCGGCCCCCTGCACTTTGCCGAGCAACCCATGGGCGGCTGCCTGTATGGTGTGTTCGGGCAGTTGGCACCCGCCCGCAGCCCAGCGTTCCGGCAACGGCTAGCCGAGGTGTTTGGCCGCTGGCAAGCGCAGATCCAGGCGGTGTTGGCCGAAGCCCAGGCCGCAGGGGAAGTGAACCCGCAATTGGACCCCAGGCAGGCAGCGGCCTTTCTGATCGAGGCGTATGAAGGGGCATTGATCCGCATGAAGGTGGACGGCAACAACGACGCGTTCGAGCGCTTCATGCAATTTGCGTTCGCTGCGCTGGCGGTGTGATTGCCCCGCTGGGTGAGGCTGGCGTGAGCGCCCCGTGCATGGCAAGCAAGCACAGGCAGGAAAAAACCAAATTGCCATGTGTTCCGTTCGTTCTTTCCTGCGTCGCACCTCTTCATTGCCTGTTTCCCTTGTCTGGAGTTCCCTGATGCCCGCGCCGAAACCCCTGCCCACTGCCCTGCTGGGCCTGGCCCTCGTCTGCCCCTGCGTGGCCGAGGCTCAGGACCTTGAACTGGGCCAGGTCGTGATCCGGGGCCAGGACCAGAGCGGCGAGGACCAGGCAGTGACCGACGCCACGGCGCGCCAGGCCCAGGTGCCCGGCGGCACCAACGTGGTGGACATGCGCCGCCCGCTGCAAGGCCGCGTGGCCAGCAACCAGGATGTGCTGGCGTATCAGCCGGGGGTTTATGCCCAGTCCGCCGGCAATGAGGGGGTGAAGATTTCCATTCGCGGCTCGGGCATCAACCGCGCGCCCGGCGCCCACGCCTCGGGCCTGTACGCCATGCTCGATGGCTTGCCCCTGACCGGCCCGGGCGGTACCCCCTATGAACTGCTGGAACCCCTGTGGCTGGACCATGTGGACGTGATGCGCGGTGCCAATGGCTTTGACCGCGGCGGCCTGGCCCTGGGCGGCGCCATCGACTATGTCAGCCATACCGGCTATGACTCACCCCTGCTGCAACTGCGCTACGCCATGGGCAGCCATGGCTATCGTCAGCGCCAGGTCAGTTCCGGGCAAGTGCTGGGGGACTTCGACTACTACGTAGCCGTCACCGATGCCAAATCCGATGGCTACCAGGACCATACCGCCAGCACCAGCCAGGGCGTGATCGCCAACTTCGGCTACCGCATCAATCCCGACCTGGACACCCGGTTCTATTTTCGCCACCGCGAAACCGACAATGAGTTGGCCGGGCGGGTGACCAAAGACGCCATCGAACACGACGCCCGCGCGGCCAACCCTACCTACCAGGCACGGGACTACCAGCGCGATGAACCCGGCAGCACCTTCATCGGCAACAAGACCACCTACTACATCGACGACGATTCCAGCGTCCAGGCCGGGCTGGTGTACCACGACTACCCCATGGACCTGCGTGAAGGCCCCAACCGCCTGAAAGTGGCCTACACCGATGTCAGCGGCACGTTCGACTACAAACGCCGCGACACCCTGTTCGGCCTGGACAGCAACAGCCTGATCGGCCTGCGGGTGACCAAGCACTTGCCCAACGATGGCGCCAGTGAGTTCGTGCGCATCCCCACCAACAATACCGCCAGCTATGCGCCCGGCACGCGCATTCGCGATTTCACCTACCAGGGCTCGGACACCGTGCTGCACGCCAGCAACGACCTGGAGATCGCCGAGGACCTGTGGTTGACCACCGGCCTGGCCGCTATCTACACCCGCCGCGAAAGCGCAGTCACCTACCCGGCAGACGGTGGCAAGACCAGCCTGCATGACTGGGACTACGCGCCGCGCCTGGGCCTGCGCTACCAGCTCAGCCCCAACGTACAGGTGTTCGGCAACCTCAGCCGCTCGGTGGAGGCGCCGCACCCGTGGTCGCTGATCTACAGCGCCAATCAGCTGTTCCCGGCCGGCAGTGGCGCCGCCACCGGCGCCCAGCGCGACCCGGTGAAGCTGCGTAACCAGACCGCCACCACCCTGGAGTTCGGCGGCCGGGGTGACAGCGCCCTGGGCCAATGGAGCCTGGCCTGGTACTACGCCCAGGTGCGCCATGAACTGCTGTCGGTACTGCCCGACGCCAGCGCCGTCACCCCCTACGAACTGAACGCCAGCCCCACGGTGCACCAAGGCGTCGAAGCCAGCCTGCAGAGCACCTTGTGGTCCGAGCCCGGCGTCGGCCAACTGAGCCTGCGCCAGGCGTACACCTTCAGCGACTTCCACTACCGGGACGACAACCGCTTCGGCAACAACCGCCTGCCGGGCCTGCCGATGCATTACTACCAGGGCGAGCTGCGCTACGACTGGCCCCAGGGGGTGTTTGCCGCG
It encodes the following:
- a CDS encoding AraC family transcriptional regulator, with product MLNVPLATVDATDRAVLAIGTDYSPGTVLSAHVHRRAQFLYGISGLMEVETDDRAWVIPPYSGVWIPAGKRHRVVMRGVSTRSLYLEPGLEVRGNGQCQALVVSPLLHHLLLASADVPARYDEQGRDGHLVQLIVHELRKATCLPLFAPLPREPRLAALCRAFLAAPGIGQPADAWAEALHCSPRTFSRLFRQHTGLSFGEWRQQACLLAAVTRLAAGTPVTRVALELGYESPSAFSSMFQRRLGCAPSTYLMKDDRG
- a CDS encoding TetR/AcrR family transcriptional regulator, which translates into the protein MSKENNSTRARLVAEGLKSMVINGYDGIGLNAILEAAGVPKGSFYYFFKSKEAFAGAVLDAYEAHYGHVRASHFEDTRLSPLQRLRRYFAEAGPLHFAEQPMGGCLYGVFGQLAPARSPAFRQRLAEVFGRWQAQIQAVLAEAQAAGEVNPQLDPRQAAAFLIEAYEGALIRMKVDGNNDAFERFMQFAFAALAV
- a CDS encoding TonB-dependent receptor family protein; translated protein: MPAPKPLPTALLGLALVCPCVAEAQDLELGQVVIRGQDQSGEDQAVTDATARQAQVPGGTNVVDMRRPLQGRVASNQDVLAYQPGVYAQSAGNEGVKISIRGSGINRAPGAHASGLYAMLDGLPLTGPGGTPYELLEPLWLDHVDVMRGANGFDRGGLALGGAIDYVSHTGYDSPLLQLRYAMGSHGYRQRQVSSGQVLGDFDYYVAVTDAKSDGYQDHTASTSQGVIANFGYRINPDLDTRFYFRHRETDNELAGRVTKDAIEHDARAANPTYQARDYQRDEPGSTFIGNKTTYYIDDDSSVQAGLVYHDYPMDLREGPNRLKVAYTDVSGTFDYKRRDTLFGLDSNSLIGLRVTKHLPNDGASEFVRIPTNNTASYAPGTRIRDFTYQGSDTVLHASNDLEIAEDLWLTTGLAAIYTRRESAVTYPADGGKTSLHDWDYAPRLGLRYQLSPNVQVFGNLSRSVEAPHPWSLIYSANQLFPAGSGAATGAQRDPVKLRNQTATTLEFGGRGDSALGQWSLAWYYAQVRHELLSVLPDASAVTPYELNASPTVHQGVEASLQSTLWSEPGVGQLSLRQAYTFSDFHYRDDNRFGNNRLPGLPMHYYQGELRYDWPQGVFAALNTQLVSKVAVDYANSYYADPYALFGATLGYNAPKGDWQTWVDVRNLTNQHYAATVTPGYDDKGLDAARSTPGEGLGVYLGVSWSLR